One Candidatus Obscuribacterales bacterium genomic window carries:
- a CDS encoding MoxR family ATPase, with translation MVTVETLPKNLDAKLAELVASINRVLVGQSRSIHLAVTAFLAGGHVLLEDVPGVGKTLLAKTLARSVAANFTRVQCTPDLLPSDISGVSIYSQKEGTFNFVPGPIFTNILLADEINRATPRTQSSLLEAMEERQVTIDGETRELPELFFVIATQNPIEYHGTFPLPEAQIDRFMLCLSLGYPKPDEEVTMLEKTLQPDAFSATPVLTQEEVLQARRLVNKVFVDESIQRYIVDLVNATRHNSHIVLGVSPRGSQLMMRAAQATALLSGRNFVKPDDVKLLAPSVLGHRIIPRQKDNKVSHAEIIDQIIEQVAVPI, from the coding sequence ATGGTCACAGTGGAAACCTTACCTAAAAATCTCGATGCCAAACTGGCAGAGCTTGTGGCGAGCATCAATAGGGTTCTTGTCGGGCAGTCGCGTTCCATTCACCTTGCCGTCACAGCATTTCTAGCAGGGGGACACGTCCTTTTGGAGGACGTCCCGGGGGTTGGAAAGACCCTTTTGGCAAAGACTTTAGCCCGGTCTGTGGCAGCCAACTTTACCCGCGTACAGTGTACGCCAGACCTATTACCTTCGGACATTTCCGGCGTGAGCATCTATAGCCAGAAGGAAGGCACATTTAATTTCGTGCCTGGACCAATTTTTACGAACATTCTGCTGGCAGATGAAATCAACCGCGCCACTCCACGCACACAGTCAAGCTTGCTGGAAGCGATGGAAGAAAGGCAAGTGACGATAGACGGAGAAACGCGAGAATTACCTGAGTTGTTTTTCGTGATTGCCACGCAAAACCCGATTGAATATCACGGCACATTCCCGTTGCCTGAAGCGCAGATCGATAGATTCATGCTTTGCCTGTCGTTGGGATATCCTAAGCCCGATGAAGAAGTAACAATGCTTGAGAAGACATTGCAACCGGATGCTTTCTCAGCAACACCGGTATTAACACAAGAAGAAGTATTACAAGCCAGACGGTTAGTCAACAAAGTGTTTGTTGACGAGTCAATTCAACGCTATATCGTCGATCTTGTTAATGCCACCAGACACAATTCACACATCGTCCTTGGCGTAAGTCCTCGCGGCAGCCAATTGATGATGCGTGCGGCACAGGCAACGGCGCTGCTTAGCGGGCGCAACTTCGTCAAACCGGACGACGTCAAACTCTTAGCCCCATCAGTGTTAGGTCACCGCATCATTCCTCGGCAAAAAGACAACAAGGTTAGCCATGCTGAAATCATTGATCAAATCATTGAACAGGTTGCGGTCCCTATCTAG